The following are encoded together in the Flavobacterium sp. TR2 genome:
- a CDS encoding gliding motility protein, which produces MKKNTLKYSFIPIFLFFLIACSTKKNTFLSRSSHSIGTKYNILYNGGIGLDKGLKSIQANNEDNFWKLLPIEKMQFDENFSEGEKAKNPDFEKAETKATKAIQKHSMNIGGRERNWQMDEAYLMLGKARYYDQRFIPAIEAFNYILYKYPESNNIYTAKIWREKTNMRLGNDAIALKNIKLLLKKTDLDKQTYADANALLAEAFLNLEQKDSAVSKLRIAEQFTRSNEERARYRFILGQMYQAEGKRDSAIYFYDAVIDLNRKADRKYMMHAYAKKAQMFDYENGNQDLFIEAYNKLVENRENRPYYDILFYEMGVFFDKNHDQENALLFYNKSLGRKSKDPYLMASAYRNIGNMYFKNTDYTMAAKYYDSTLVKLDPKTREYAFIEKNRKNLDDVIKYEGIAKRNDSIIKVYNLPPNEKKDYFENYIAELKKKDEAKRLLEEKEKERLANIDRNSQGDFSGNGAVNPNSLGKPVEPEGLAMPPGGNDNASTFYFYNPTTVAYGKLQFKKMWGNRAVGGNWRLAGVKSANDAALNDTINTKEVNNALKDTIVPEKYTVAYYVEQLPTSQAAMDSIGKERNFSYYQLGLIYKEKFKEYNLASDKLEQLLQNKPEEKLVLPSMYNLYKIYQITNPAKAEAIKAEISSKYPDSRYAHILNNKEDDPNSSPDKEYQKWYKLFEEEQFNEVLANIDNLINQYSGDDIVSKYELLKANTLGKVNGLEAYKKGLENVADNYPNSEEGKNAREILEKQVPVLEKLSFTTTDTKNWKILYRISNNDTKAIKRIEEAIRVFLLVENYERLTTSLDKYNKTESFVVIHGLKSEAYANDIAGVFREDKKYKIPDQAIIISNDNYKIVQIKKNLDAYLTPKTP; this is translated from the coding sequence TTGAAAAAGAATACTCTTAAATATAGTTTTATTCCAATTTTTCTATTCTTTTTGATAGCTTGTTCTACCAAAAAAAATACTTTTTTGTCCCGAAGTTCGCATTCGATTGGGACAAAGTACAATATTCTTTATAATGGAGGAATTGGACTTGATAAAGGCTTAAAGTCTATTCAGGCCAATAACGAAGATAATTTTTGGAAACTGCTGCCAATTGAAAAAATGCAGTTTGATGAAAATTTTTCTGAAGGCGAAAAAGCAAAAAATCCTGATTTTGAAAAAGCAGAAACAAAAGCGACAAAAGCCATTCAGAAGCACTCCATGAATATTGGAGGAAGAGAAAGAAACTGGCAGATGGACGAAGCGTATCTGATGCTTGGAAAAGCAAGATATTACGATCAGCGTTTTATTCCAGCCATTGAGGCTTTTAATTATATTTTATATAAATATCCAGAGAGTAATAATATTTATACCGCAAAAATCTGGCGCGAAAAAACCAATATGCGTTTAGGCAATGATGCAATTGCGCTTAAAAACATTAAACTTTTACTTAAAAAAACAGATTTAGACAAACAGACTTATGCAGATGCCAATGCTCTTTTAGCAGAAGCTTTTCTTAATCTGGAACAAAAAGACAGTGCTGTTTCTAAACTTAGAATTGCTGAACAATTTACAAGAAGTAATGAAGAACGTGCGAGATATCGTTTTATCCTTGGCCAAATGTATCAGGCTGAAGGCAAACGCGATAGCGCCATTTATTTTTACGATGCTGTTATTGATTTAAACAGAAAAGCAGATCGTAAATACATGATGCACGCTTACGCGAAAAAAGCACAGATGTTTGATTATGAAAATGGCAATCAGGATTTGTTCATTGAAGCCTATAATAAGTTGGTCGAAAATAGAGAAAACCGCCCTTATTACGATATTCTATTTTATGAAATGGGAGTTTTCTTTGACAAAAATCATGATCAGGAAAATGCGTTATTGTTCTATAATAAATCTTTAGGCAGAAAATCTAAAGATCCATATTTGATGGCTTCTGCCTATAGAAATATTGGAAATATGTATTTTAAAAATACAGATTATACCATGGCAGCGAAGTATTATGACAGTACTTTGGTAAAACTGGATCCTAAAACTAGAGAATATGCTTTTATAGAAAAAAACAGAAAAAATCTTGATGATGTAATTAAATACGAAGGCATTGCAAAACGCAATGACAGTATTATTAAGGTATACAATCTGCCACCAAACGAAAAGAAAGATTATTTCGAAAATTATATTGCAGAGCTTAAAAAGAAAGACGAAGCAAAACGTCTTTTAGAAGAAAAAGAAAAAGAACGATTAGCTAATATTGATCGAAATTCTCAAGGAGATTTTTCAGGAAACGGAGCTGTTAATCCTAATTCTTTAGGCAAGCCGGTAGAACCTGAAGGACTTGCCATGCCTCCAGGCGGCAATGATAATGCAAGCACATTTTATTTTTATAATCCTACAACTGTTGCTTACGGAAAACTGCAATTTAAAAAAATGTGGGGTAATAGAGCAGTGGGCGGAAATTGGAGATTGGCAGGAGTAAAATCTGCAAACGATGCGGCATTGAATGACACTATTAATACAAAAGAAGTCAATAACGCACTGAAAGATACTATTGTTCCCGAAAAATATACTGTAGCATATTATGTAGAACAGCTTCCGACTTCGCAAGCGGCTATGGACAGTATTGGTAAAGAACGTAATTTTTCATACTATCAATTAGGACTTATATATAAGGAGAAGTTTAAAGAATACAATTTGGCTAGCGACAAGCTGGAACAATTACTTCAAAACAAACCTGAAGAAAAATTGGTATTGCCATCAATGTACAATTTGTACAAAATTTATCAGATTACAAATCCAGCAAAAGCAGAAGCTATAAAAGCAGAGATTTCTTCAAAATACCCAGATTCGAGATATGCTCATATTTTAAATAATAAAGAAGATGATCCAAATTCTAGCCCCGACAAAGAATATCAAAAATGGTATAAACTTTTTGAAGAAGAACAATTCAACGAGGTCTTAGCAAATATCGACAATTTAATTAACCAATATTCGGGAGATGACATTGTTTCGAAATACGAATTGCTAAAAGCCAATACTTTAGGAAAAGTAAATGGTTTGGAAGCCTATAAAAAAGGACTTGAGAATGTGGCAGACAATTATCCAAATAGTGAAGAAGGTAAAAATGCCAGAGAAATTCTAGAGAAACAAGTTCCTGTTTTGGAGAAACTTAGTTTTACAACAACCGACACAAAAAACTGGAAAATCTTATACCGTATTTCTAATAACGATACAAAAGCAATTAAAAGAATTGAAGAAGCAATCAGAGTATTTTTGCTAGTTGAAAATTACGAAAGATTGACAACCTCTTTGGATAAATACAATAAAACAGAAAGTTTTGTAGTTATTCATGGTTTAAAATCTGAGGCTTACGCAAATGATATTGCAGGAGTTTTCAGAGAAGATAAAAAATATAAAATTCCAGATCAGGCAATAATAATATCAAATGATAATTACAAAATCGTTCAGATCAAGAAGAATTTAGATGCATACTTGACCCCCAAAACCCCTTAA
- a CDS encoding polymer-forming cytoskeletal protein: MFEKVKKNGTEQLGRTNRIVEGTSIVGDIVSKADFRLDGELIGNFTSQGKIVIGAKGAVKGEIICNNADIEGEFHGKIKVLETLNIKSTAQIHGEVAVGKLSIEPGADFTATCTMLAHSNPVIMLEDGKGAE, from the coding sequence ATGTTTGAAAAAGTAAAGAAAAATGGAACTGAACAATTAGGAAGAACAAATAGAATTGTAGAAGGAACATCAATAGTTGGAGATATAGTCTCAAAAGCCGATTTTAGATTAGACGGCGAATTGATAGGAAACTTTACTTCACAAGGCAAAATCGTGATTGGGGCCAAAGGAGCTGTTAAAGGAGAAATAATTTGTAATAATGCTGATATTGAAGGAGAATTTCACGGAAAAATAAAAGTTCTTGAAACCCTTAACATTAAATCGACTGCTCAAATACATGGAGAAGTTGCAGTAGGAAAACTTTCGATAGAACCAGGAGCCGACTTTACGGCAACCTGTACCATGCTTGCCCATTCAAATCCTGTAATCATGTTAGAAGATGGAAAAGGAGCCGAATAA
- a CDS encoding AtpZ/AtpI family protein: MEKEPNNNRRNKWLAFINIPFQMGVIIFVFSYFGTWLDEKHPSPKVYYNTIFVLVGVGVALYNVIRQVNDINKTK, encoded by the coding sequence ATGGAAAAGGAGCCGAATAATAATAGGAGAAATAAATGGCTCGCATTTATTAATATTCCCTTTCAAATGGGGGTCATTATTTTTGTATTCTCTTATTTCGGAACCTGGCTCGACGAGAAGCATCCAAGCCCAAAAGTATATTATAACACCATTTTTGTATTGGTCGGTGTCGGAGTCGCATTGTACAATGTAATCCGACAAGTAAACGATATCAATAAAACAAAGTAG
- the atpB gene encoding F0F1 ATP synthase subunit A: protein MVISNKPLSFILAAFVASLPIMGFANPENDSTHVQTETAHEEKVVSHTAHEEGEHVALDPKAKVDAFIDHHLQDSHDFVFFSDEKENKHYGFPLPVILIDGGLKVFSSSKLHHGEEVAEVDGSYYKLVHGKIYKTDAAGTINFDEHGHPSNEKPLDFSITKNVVSMLFVSVLLFFMFTGLAKSYKKGPIPTGFGRVLEPLVIFIRDEIAVPNIGEKKYRKFMGYLLTVFFFVWILNLLGMTPLGINVTGNIAITVCLAAFTFIITQFSANKDYWGHIFWMPGVPVPMKIILAPIEILGTLTKPFALLIRLYANITAGHVVIMSLIAMIFVGKNLAADLPISLGLTLFISVIEILVAFLQAFIFTMLSSLFIGMAVQDHDHAHHHEDETAII from the coding sequence ATGGTGATTTCAAACAAACCACTCAGCTTTATTCTTGCTGCTTTTGTAGCTTCTCTACCGATTATGGGTTTTGCAAATCCAGAGAATGACTCGACGCATGTTCAAACTGAAACTGCTCATGAAGAGAAAGTAGTTTCACATACTGCTCACGAAGAGGGAGAGCACGTTGCTCTTGACCCTAAGGCAAAAGTGGATGCATTTATCGATCACCACTTACAAGATTCTCATGACTTTGTTTTCTTTTCAGATGAAAAAGAAAATAAACACTATGGCTTTCCATTACCAGTTATCCTTATTGATGGAGGTTTAAAAGTTTTCTCTTCTTCAAAATTACACCACGGAGAAGAAGTAGCAGAAGTTGACGGTAGCTACTACAAATTAGTTCACGGAAAAATTTACAAAACAGATGCAGCCGGAACAATCAACTTTGATGAGCACGGTCATCCATCAAACGAAAAACCATTAGATTTTTCAATTACTAAAAATGTTGTTTCAATGCTTTTCGTATCAGTATTATTGTTCTTCATGTTTACTGGTTTAGCAAAATCATACAAAAAAGGACCAATCCCAACAGGATTTGGTAGAGTTTTAGAACCATTGGTGATTTTCATTAGAGACGAAATTGCGGTTCCAAATATTGGAGAGAAAAAATACCGTAAATTTATGGGTTATCTATTGACAGTGTTTTTCTTTGTTTGGATCTTAAACTTATTAGGAATGACTCCGCTAGGAATCAACGTAACAGGAAACATCGCTATTACAGTTTGTTTAGCAGCCTTTACATTTATCATTACTCAATTTAGTGCAAACAAAGATTATTGGGGACACATCTTCTGGATGCCAGGAGTACCAGTTCCAATGAAAATCATCTTAGCTCCAATTGAGATTTTAGGAACATTAACAAAACCATTCGCATTATTAATTCGTTTGTACGCAAACATTACTGCAGGTCACGTAGTAATCATGAGTTTGATTGCAATGATTTTTGTTGGAAAAAATTTAGCAGCAGATTTGCCAATCTCATTAGGATTGACATTGTTTATCTCTGTTATTGAAATTTTAGTTGCATTTTTACAAGCGTTTATCTTCACAATGTTATCATCATTGTTTATTGGTATGGCTGTTCAAGATCATGATCATGCTCACCACCACGAAGACGAAACTGCGATTATTTAA
- the atpE gene encoding ATP synthase F0 subunit C, with protein sequence MGTIPTLVGAGLVVIGAGLGLGKIGGSAMDAIARQPEAAGKIQTAMIIIAALLEGLAFAALILGK encoded by the coding sequence ATGGGAACAATTCCAACTTTAGTAGGTGCTGGTTTAGTAGTAATCGGTGCAGGTTTAGGTTTAGGTAAAATCGGTGGATCTGCTATGGACGCTATTGCTCGTCAGCCAGAAGCTGCTGGTAAAATTCAAACTGCGATGATTATTATCGCGGCTTTATTAGAAGGTTTAGCATTCGCTGCTTTAATCTTAGGAAAATAA